A region of Faecalibacterium taiwanense DNA encodes the following proteins:
- a CDS encoding SpaA isopeptide-forming pilin-related protein, which produces MKRTDLKKHAAALLLVLCLLVTSALPALATSANIKLVDSSGNPTTGTICVTLYDSANDKALSGGKLTLYRVAEVKRQNGNLSYEYCGDFYGCGIALGDLTDSTLAAQLQEYLPQSAEGTTKTIDADGNVTFCGLELGLYLIVQTEASKGYEPINPFLVSLPMAEDGKWNYAVDASPKVGAYTPTKPDTPPTPPTPPTPDYPDTPTPPDNPDNPVFPGNPVLPVIRTIPWLRATRIIRQHPVIQTAPFCRATRITRQ; this is translated from the coding sequence ATGAAACGCACTGATCTCAAAAAGCACGCTGCGGCCCTGCTTTTGGTGCTGTGCCTTCTGGTAACAAGTGCGCTGCCTGCCCTTGCCACCAGCGCAAACATCAAGCTGGTGGACAGCAGCGGCAATCCCACTACCGGCACCATCTGCGTTACGCTGTACGACAGCGCCAACGATAAGGCGCTGAGCGGCGGCAAGCTCACTTTGTACCGTGTGGCCGAGGTAAAGCGCCAAAACGGCAACCTGAGCTACGAATACTGCGGCGATTTCTACGGCTGCGGCATTGCGCTGGGTGATTTGACCGACAGCACCCTTGCGGCCCAGCTGCAGGAGTATCTGCCCCAAAGCGCCGAGGGCACCACAAAGACCATTGATGCGGACGGCAACGTGACCTTCTGTGGTCTGGAGCTTGGCCTGTATCTGATCGTGCAGACCGAGGCTTCCAAGGGCTATGAGCCGATCAATCCGTTCCTTGTCTCTCTGCCCATGGCGGAGGATGGCAAGTGGAATTATGCGGTAGATGCCAGCCCCAAGGTGGGTGCTTACACCCCCACCAAGCCGGACACGCCGCCTACGCCCCCTACCCCGCCTACGCCCGATTATCCTGATACGCCTACCCCGCCGGACAACCCGGATAACCCGGTCTTTCCCGGTAATCCGGTCCTCCCGGTAATCCGGACAATCCCGTGGCTCCGGGCCACCCGGATCATCCGGCAGCACCCGGTAATCCAGACAGCCCCGTTCTGCCGGGCCACCCGGATAACCCGGCAATGA
- a CDS encoding isopeptide-forming domain-containing fimbrial protein, with protein MMKKTIKKLLAALLAVAMVCAMAIPAFADDTEEDLGKNHCYDAFQIFKGDVTGNDTDGFKISNVGWGSSIAHPNEFLAQLTEDLTIGDKFETSFTPQEAAAVISQWSDSDNNSIAFARCVCNYVYSDGDSTPVLQGGHTNGFKLEEAGYYLIVDTSSFSSDANNDSYHAYNSFLLKVNKANYHVQITPKVVKPTVKKEVYDNDDGSSSGDNNGWGSSADHAINEEFKFRLIAKLPESENNGHAYDYYDKYSVIFHDTLSDGITYDRPDSVVIKSNGKTYVIPNDSSKYTIGLESQNYLVVKIPDVKACAKDAEFDLNDGATITVTYTAHLNENAAVNGSAENKNSVRLQYSNNPRPDGEYWGYTPNYTPESEVYVYTYQLNNTKYHDTAEKGNELKDVGFRLYSDADYKNEVELYQDGEFYYPIKNASNKQAVEMKSAEDGTFNVKGLDAGTYYLKETKTPADYNPCDVPPVIIKANHKGNQVDLNGSTLSTTIINNKAGGITLPSTGGIGTTLFYVVGGGLMVAAIVLLVTKKRMENK; from the coding sequence ATGATGAAGAAAACAATCAAAAAGCTGCTGGCCGCACTGCTGGCAGTTGCCATGGTGTGCGCCATGGCGATCCCGGCGTTTGCAGATGACACTGAGGAGGACCTCGGCAAAAACCACTGTTACGACGCTTTCCAGATCTTCAAGGGTGATGTTACGGGTAATGATACTGATGGCTTTAAGATTTCCAACGTTGGGTGGGGCAGCAGCATCGCTCATCCTAACGAGTTTCTGGCGCAGTTGACGGAAGATCTTACCATCGGCGATAAGTTTGAAACTAGTTTCACTCCTCAGGAAGCTGCTGCGGTTATCAGCCAATGGAGTGATTCCGATAATAACAGCATCGCTTTTGCGCGTTGTGTATGCAACTATGTCTACTCGGATGGAGACTCGACACCCGTCCTTCAAGGTGGTCACACCAATGGCTTCAAACTTGAAGAGGCAGGTTATTATCTGATCGTTGATACTTCCTCCTTTAGCAGTGACGCTAATAACGATTCCTATCATGCCTACAATTCCTTCCTGCTGAAGGTTAACAAAGCAAACTATCACGTTCAAATTACGCCTAAGGTTGTAAAGCCCACTGTTAAGAAGGAAGTCTACGACAACGACGATGGAAGCTCTTCTGGTGACAATAACGGTTGGGGCAGTTCCGCTGACCATGCAATCAACGAAGAGTTCAAGTTCAGGCTGATTGCTAAGTTGCCCGAAAGCGAAAACAATGGCCATGCTTACGATTACTATGATAAGTACTCGGTTATCTTTCATGATACCCTGTCCGATGGCATTACTTATGACAGACCCGATAGTGTAGTCATTAAATCCAATGGCAAGACCTATGTTATCCCCAACGATTCTTCGAAGTATACTATCGGTCTTGAAAGTCAAAACTATCTTGTGGTAAAAATTCCTGATGTTAAGGCCTGTGCCAAAGACGCAGAGTTTGATTTGAATGACGGCGCTACTATTACGGTCACCTACACTGCACACCTGAACGAAAATGCCGCTGTCAATGGCTCTGCCGAGAACAAAAACAGCGTACGGCTCCAGTACTCTAATAACCCCAGACCCGACGGCGAATACTGGGGCTACACTCCCAACTACACTCCCGAAAGCGAAGTCTATGTGTACACCTACCAGCTGAACAACACCAAGTATCACGATACAGCTGAAAAGGGCAACGAGTTGAAGGACGTTGGCTTCCGTCTGTACAGCGATGCGGATTATAAGAATGAAGTGGAGCTCTACCAAGACGGCGAATTCTACTACCCCATCAAAAACGCATCCAATAAACAGGCTGTTGAAATGAAGTCTGCCGAGGATGGCACGTTCAACGTTAAAGGTCTGGACGCTGGCACCTACTACCTGAAGGAGACCAAAACTCCTGCCGATTACAATCCCTGCGATGTACCCCCTGTGATCATCAAGGCAAACCACAAAGGAAATCAGGTTGATCTGAACGGTTCCACCCTGTCTACCACCATCATCAACAACAAAGCCGGCGGCATTACCCTGCCCTCCACCGGCGGCATCGGCACTACCCTGTTCTATGTGGTCGGCGGCGGCCTAATGGTTGCGGCCATCGTTCTGCTGGTCACCAAGAAGCGCATGGAGAACAAGTAA
- a CDS encoding 6-phosphofructokinase, with product MKKRVGILTSGGDCPGLNATIRGVAKALYARMGDNVEIIGILNGYSGLINGDYKEMCEDDFRGILTLGGTILGTKRTPFKMMRVVEDDNIDKVAAMKKTYKEAKLDCLLCLGGNGTHKTANLLSQEGLNIIGLPKTIDNDIYGTDVTFGFHTAVDIATDVIDRIHTTAGSHSRVMCIEIMGNKAGWLTLYSGIAGGADIILLPEQPYDIDRVCSAVERRAKKGSNFSIIAVAEGAINCEEAGMKRKEWMAKRAEAGFGTTATNRIAQAVQKKTGMETRVCIPGHMQRGGSPSAYDRVLATQFGSYAAKLVEIERYGVTVAMVNRHVTQNRLADIAGKTRNVPENCDLLTVARRMGISLG from the coding sequence ATGAAAAAACGTGTTGGAATCCTGACTTCCGGCGGCGACTGTCCGGGTCTGAACGCCACCATCCGCGGCGTAGCAAAAGCACTGTATGCCCGCATGGGCGATAACGTGGAGATCATTGGCATCCTGAACGGATACAGCGGCCTGATCAACGGCGACTACAAGGAGATGTGCGAGGACGATTTCCGCGGCATCCTGACGCTGGGCGGCACCATTCTGGGCACCAAGCGCACCCCCTTTAAAATGATGCGTGTGGTGGAGGACGACAACATTGATAAAGTTGCCGCCATGAAAAAGACCTACAAGGAAGCCAAGCTGGACTGCCTGCTGTGCCTGGGCGGCAATGGCACCCACAAAACCGCAAACCTGCTCTCGCAGGAGGGTCTGAACATCATCGGCCTGCCCAAGACTATTGATAACGATATCTATGGTACCGACGTAACCTTCGGCTTCCACACCGCCGTGGACATTGCCACCGATGTGATCGACCGCATCCACACCACCGCAGGCAGCCACAGCCGCGTGATGTGCATTGAGATCATGGGCAACAAGGCAGGCTGGCTGACGCTGTATTCCGGCATTGCAGGTGGTGCAGATATTATTCTGCTGCCGGAACAGCCCTATGATATCGACCGTGTGTGCTCTGCCGTGGAACGCCGCGCAAAGAAGGGTTCCAACTTCTCCATCATCGCTGTGGCCGAGGGTGCCATCAACTGCGAGGAAGCCGGCATGAAGCGCAAGGAATGGATGGCAAAGCGCGCCGAGGCAGGCTTTGGCACCACCGCCACCAACCGCATTGCACAGGCCGTGCAGAAAAAAACCGGCATGGAGACCCGTGTGTGCATCCCGGGCCACATGCAGCGCGGCGGCAGCCCCAGCGCCTACGACCGTGTGCTGGCCACCCAGTTCGGCAGCTATGCGGCAAAGCTGGTGGAGATCGAGCGCTACGGCGTGACCGTTGCCATGGTGAACCGCCATGTCACCCAGAACCGTCTGGCCGACATTGCAGGCAAGACCCGCAACGTGCCGGAGAACTGCGACCTGCTCACCGTCGCCCGCCGCATGGGCATCAGTCTGGGTTGA
- a CDS encoding D-isomer specific 2-hydroxyacid dehydrogenase family protein, with protein MATKVFFYTLRPYDELGIAQRLAPQLDVEFGSTQEYPTLENAELAKGYDAVSVTPCDMSAPMVKRFHELGVKSICCRSIGYDHVDRETARELGMKVANVDYPPNGVANFAIMLMLMSLRKAGHILKRGEAQDYSLQGKIGRDISTCTVGVIGTGRIGRTVLQHLSGFGCRLLAYDLYPNDEVKKIAEYVPLETLLAESDVITLHTNATEENHHLIDTKAIESMKPGVTIINTARGKLIDSDALIAGLESGKIGAAGLDVLENENGLYYYNRMGDVIPNPELAALRSMPNVILTDHTAFYTHEDVESMVRGVLESAVAFEKGQPTRHDVTDL; from the coding sequence ATGGCAACAAAAGTCTTTTTTTACACCCTGCGCCCCTACGATGAGCTGGGCATCGCGCAGCGGCTGGCACCGCAGCTGGACGTTGAGTTTGGCTCTACGCAGGAGTATCCAACGCTGGAAAACGCTGAACTGGCAAAGGGCTATGATGCCGTGTCGGTAACGCCTTGTGATATGAGCGCGCCCATGGTCAAGCGGTTTCACGAGCTGGGCGTAAAGTCCATCTGCTGCCGTTCCATCGGCTATGACCACGTAGACCGCGAGACGGCCCGGGAACTGGGCATGAAGGTGGCCAATGTGGACTACCCGCCAAACGGCGTTGCAAACTTTGCCATTATGCTCATGCTGATGAGCCTGCGCAAGGCAGGGCACATCCTCAAGCGCGGCGAAGCGCAGGACTACTCCCTGCAGGGAAAAATCGGCCGCGATATTTCCACCTGCACTGTGGGTGTGATCGGTACAGGCCGCATTGGCCGCACGGTGCTGCAGCATCTGTCCGGCTTTGGCTGCCGCCTGCTGGCCTACGACCTGTACCCCAACGACGAGGTAAAGAAGATCGCCGAGTATGTGCCGCTGGAGACCCTGCTGGCGGAAAGCGATGTCATCACTCTGCACACCAACGCTACGGAGGAGAATCACCATCTCATCGACACCAAAGCAATTGAGAGCATGAAGCCGGGCGTGACCATCATCAACACCGCCCGCGGCAAGCTGATCGACAGCGATGCACTGATCGCCGGGCTGGAAAGCGGCAAGATTGGCGCGGCGGGCCTGGACGTGCTGGAAAATGAGAACGGCCTGTACTATTATAATCGCATGGGCGATGTGATCCCGAACCCGGAGCTGGCGGCTCTGCGCAGCATGCCCAATGTGATCCTGACCGACCACACGGCTTTCTACACCCACGAGGATGTGGAGAGCATGGTGCGCGGTGTGCTGGAAAGCGCGGTTGCCTTTGAAAAAGGCCAGCCCACCCGGCATGATGTGACGGACCTTTGA
- the pepT gene encoding peptidase T: protein MRAYERLLNYVRVHTTSDENSGTHPSAEREFDLARQLVDEMKALGMEDAHVDEHCYVYGTLPATPGCEDQHALGLIAHMDTADDASGENVQPVVWENYNGGDVTLPATGMVMKPSVFPFLTSMKGETLITSDGTTLLGADDKAGIAEILTAVETIQEKGLPHGKLCIAFTPDEEIGEGAELFDIPGFGADFAYTVDGGDAGSIEYENFNAASATVTIRGFSVHPGTAKDTMINASNVAMEFHGALPVTARPETTEGRQGFYHLCQMYGDVTTAKLGYILRDHDAAKLQFKKDNMLDIAEFLNGKYGEGTVTVEIKDSYRNMLEKIKPHFHLVETARKATRMAGLEPEEIPVRGGTDGAMLSWKGLPCPNLGTGGFNFHGVCECITAERMDRCTEILLNIIKLYAE, encoded by the coding sequence ATGCGCGCTTATGAACGGCTTTTGAATTATGTCCGGGTGCATACCACCTCGGACGAAAACTCCGGTACGCACCCTTCCGCTGAACGGGAGTTTGACCTTGCCCGCCAGCTGGTGGATGAGATGAAGGCCCTTGGCATGGAGGATGCCCATGTGGACGAGCACTGCTACGTCTATGGCACCCTGCCTGCCACGCCCGGCTGTGAGGATCAACACGCTCTGGGCCTGATTGCCCACATGGACACTGCCGACGATGCCAGCGGTGAGAATGTGCAGCCCGTTGTGTGGGAAAACTACAACGGCGGCGACGTAACTCTGCCCGCCACCGGCATGGTGATGAAGCCCTCTGTGTTCCCCTTCCTTACTTCCATGAAGGGCGAGACCCTCATCACCTCAGACGGTACCACCCTGCTGGGTGCCGACGATAAGGCCGGTATTGCCGAAATTTTGACCGCTGTTGAGACCATTCAGGAAAAAGGCCTGCCCCACGGCAAGCTGTGTATCGCCTTTACTCCGGATGAAGAGATCGGCGAAGGTGCAGAGCTGTTCGATATTCCGGGCTTCGGTGCCGACTTTGCCTATACGGTGGACGGCGGCGATGCCGGTTCCATTGAGTACGAGAACTTCAACGCCGCTTCCGCCACCGTGACCATCCGCGGCTTCTCGGTGCACCCGGGCACCGCCAAGGACACCATGATCAACGCTTCCAACGTAGCAATGGAGTTCCACGGTGCTCTGCCCGTCACGGCCCGGCCGGAGACTACCGAGGGCCGGCAGGGCTTCTACCACCTGTGCCAGATGTACGGCGATGTGACCACCGCAAAGCTGGGCTACATCCTGCGCGACCACGATGCCGCAAAGCTACAGTTCAAGAAGGACAACATGCTGGATATTGCCGAATTTTTGAACGGAAAGTACGGCGAAGGCACCGTGACCGTGGAGATCAAGGACAGCTACCGCAACATGCTGGAAAAAATCAAGCCGCATTTCCACTTAGTAGAGACCGCCCGCAAGGCCACCCGCATGGCCGGGCTGGAACCGGAGGAAATTCCGGTGCGCGGCGGCACCGACGGTGCTATGCTGAGCTGGAAAGGCCTGCCCTGCCCCAATCTGGGCACCGGCGGCTTCAATTTCCACGGCGTATGCGAGTGCATCACCGCTGAGCGCATGGACCGCTGCACCGAGATCTTGCTGAACATCATCAAGCTGTACGCAGAGTAA
- a CDS encoding CPBP family intramembrane glutamic endopeptidase — protein sequence MLKRLRKAHPILFCVLAEVVFLASLFVTDLVFTIALVLFRADFASIDTYLYSTLQELVGAMVAVLFLVRTDRAGLLRRRGSGFFNGLLVGMYPLVFIGYNAFGSLVLGRPENGVLQPAARICTFLVSMAMVGVAEEFIFRGVIAQTLLEHFGTSRAGVWKACLLSGVLFGAAHLTNILSSAPFGVLMQCVFAASLGTLFAAIYFRTGNLWVTVFLHGAMDISSMLIGGLYGTTTVADAVSGYDASMLLSVLLYLIPTAVLLRKKKLPEVQLYWHQYVKK from the coding sequence ATGCTCAAACGACTGCGCAAAGCGCACCCGATCTTATTCTGTGTTCTGGCAGAAGTGGTCTTTCTGGCAAGCCTGTTCGTAACAGATCTTGTCTTTACCATTGCATTGGTTCTTTTTCGGGCGGATTTTGCGTCCATTGATACATACCTCTACAGCACTCTGCAGGAGCTGGTGGGGGCCATGGTGGCAGTGCTGTTTCTGGTACGGACAGACCGTGCTGGGCTGCTGCGCCGCCGCGGCAGCGGCTTTTTCAATGGCCTGCTGGTGGGCATGTACCCGCTGGTGTTCATTGGCTACAATGCCTTTGGTTCGCTGGTGCTGGGCCGGCCGGAGAACGGCGTGCTGCAGCCTGCGGCACGCATCTGCACCTTCCTTGTCAGCATGGCCATGGTGGGTGTGGCCGAGGAATTCATCTTCCGCGGTGTCATTGCCCAGACCCTGCTGGAGCACTTTGGCACCAGCCGCGCCGGTGTGTGGAAGGCCTGCCTTTTGTCCGGTGTGCTGTTTGGTGCGGCGCACCTGACCAATATCCTCAGTTCGGCACCCTTCGGTGTGCTGATGCAGTGCGTGTTTGCAGCATCGCTGGGCACTCTTTTTGCGGCGATCTACTTCCGCACCGGCAATTTGTGGGTGACGGTATTCCTGCACGGTGCCATGGATATTTCGTCCATGCTCATCGGTGGGCTGTACGGCACCACTACCGTGGCCGATGCGGTAAGCGGCTACGATGCATCCATGCTGCTTTCGGTGCTGCTGTATCTGATCCCCACCGCAGTTCTGCTGCGCAAAAAGAAGCTGCCGGAGGTACAGCTGTACTGGCACCAGTACGTAAAAAAATAA
- a CDS encoding class C sortase has protein sequence MKKNKSTIILILVFFVGLSVMLYPTLSDYVNQLHQSRAVATYAEDVDNLTDADYSAYFEAADAFNAQIAADPDALYFPQRFPTYESTLDVTGTGIMGYITIEKIGVELPIYHGTSDGVLQIAAGHLEGTSLPVGGGSTHAVISAHRGLPSAKLFTNLDQLEVGDTFTITVLDRVLTYEVDQISIVLPTETDNLKVVDGKDYVTLMTCTPYGINSHRLLVRGRRIETPDKLKHIRVTADAIKIEPIITAPIMALPLLLVLLLWLLFSNRKRKSTRGEKHETH, from the coding sequence ATGAAAAAGAACAAAAGCACCATCATCCTGATCCTCGTCTTTTTCGTGGGTCTATCCGTGATGTTATACCCCACCCTCAGCGATTACGTCAACCAGCTGCATCAGTCCCGTGCTGTGGCCACCTATGCCGAGGATGTGGACAATCTGACCGATGCCGACTACAGCGCCTATTTCGAGGCGGCAGATGCGTTCAATGCGCAGATCGCCGCCGACCCGGACGCTTTGTATTTCCCGCAGCGCTTTCCCACCTACGAAAGCACGCTGGATGTGACCGGCACCGGCATTATGGGCTACATCACCATTGAAAAGATCGGTGTGGAACTGCCCATCTACCACGGCACCAGCGATGGCGTGCTGCAGATCGCCGCAGGCCACTTGGAGGGCACCAGCCTGCCGGTGGGCGGCGGCAGCACCCACGCGGTCATTTCGGCCCACCGCGGCCTGCCCAGCGCCAAGCTGTTCACCAATCTGGACCAGCTGGAAGTGGGCGACACCTTCACCATCACGGTGCTGGACCGGGTGCTGACCTACGAGGTGGACCAGATCTCCATTGTACTGCCCACCGAGACGGACAACCTCAAGGTGGTGGACGGCAAGGACTACGTCACCCTGATGACCTGCACCCCCTACGGCATCAACTCCCACCGCCTTCTGGTGCGGGGACGCCGCATCGAAACGCCGGACAAGCTCAAGCACATCCGTGTAACAGCCGATGCCATCAAGATCGAACCGATCATCACAGCTCCCATCATGGCACTGCCCCTGCTGCTGGTGCTGCTGCTCTGGCTGCTGTTCTCCAACCGCAAACGCAAATCTACAAGAGGTGAAAAACATGAAACGCACTGA
- the rpsO gene encoding 30S ribosomal protein S15 encodes MNKQEVMAKVALTEKDTGSPEVQVALLTAHINELNEHLKKNPNDHHSRRGLMKMVGRRRNLLAYLQKKDIERYRALIATLGLRK; translated from the coding sequence ATGAACAAGCAGGAAGTTATGGCCAAAGTCGCTCTGACCGAGAAGGACACTGGCTCTCCCGAAGTGCAGGTCGCTCTGCTGACCGCTCACATCAACGAGCTGAACGAGCACCTGAAGAAGAACCCGAACGATCACCACAGCCGCCGCGGCCTGATGAAGATGGTTGGCCGCCGCCGCAATCTGCTGGCTTATCTCCAGAAGAAGGACATCGAGCGTTACCGTGCTCTGATCGCAACTCTGGGTCTGCGTAAGTAA
- a CDS encoding glycosyltransferase family 39 protein has protein sequence MQETKKKKRAVALFVIVLICLCGWWAVRKEGFFLDEIYSYGLANSSYAPFLNWYYNGEHSFDGNLPEAVFEQQDFVNYISVQKNDRFNYASVYYNQTQDIHPPLFYFLLNTVCSLFPGSFTKWTGLGMNFVLLGGTLAALYALGMELFADWKKALFVCALYAFNREMISNVTMVRMYMLMTLLTILLALLVAKSLRRPSVPKYLLIGVTIYLGMMTQYFFVVYAFLLCAAYDLYLMFRREWKNAAAFSLPALAGVGGMLLTFPCWYAQLHSQNTNSLDATTRNLFDLAQYPKGPLELIGWSIVGFAVGAGIMAVLILTKLGQRWLPGKLRGTTLIPGDVKLITVPALAAFLVIAVISPYKSLRYVYHLQPLEALFCGCGLFSILDTLRAGTRKRILQIVCLAMVVLAFVIEPERMYSGTYKIDKELEQYSQAACVDITGDLGSFTSGVQELLKFQEVCVVPDDSSELLVQYNTGENDTLVLFIGGRGLWQFVTAEQVEQITAQNMETAWNVARQGGYEDVSLLATQEFEQIFVLKK, from the coding sequence ATGCAGGAAACAAAAAAGAAAAAACGGGCGGTCGCGCTTTTTGTGATCGTTCTGATCTGCCTTTGCGGCTGGTGGGCTGTGCGGAAAGAGGGTTTCTTTCTGGATGAGATCTACTCCTACGGCCTTGCAAACAGCAGCTATGCGCCGTTTTTGAATTGGTATTATAATGGTGAGCATTCGTTTGATGGAAATCTCCCGGAAGCAGTTTTTGAACAACAGGATTTTGTGAATTATATTTCGGTTCAGAAAAATGATCGCTTCAACTATGCGTCGGTCTACTATAATCAGACGCAGGACATTCATCCGCCGCTGTTTTATTTTCTGTTGAATACAGTATGCTCGCTGTTCCCGGGCAGCTTTACAAAATGGACGGGTCTGGGGATGAATTTTGTGCTGCTGGGCGGCACGCTGGCAGCGCTGTATGCGCTGGGCATGGAGCTGTTTGCAGACTGGAAAAAAGCATTGTTCGTCTGTGCATTGTATGCGTTCAACCGTGAAATGATCTCAAATGTGACGATGGTGCGCATGTATATGCTCATGACCTTGCTGACGATCCTGCTTGCGCTGCTGGTGGCAAAGTCTCTTCGCAGGCCGTCTGTGCCCAAATATCTTCTGATCGGTGTAACCATCTATCTTGGCATGATGACCCAGTATTTCTTTGTGGTCTATGCCTTCCTGCTGTGCGCAGCATATGACCTTTACCTGATGTTCCGGCGCGAATGGAAAAATGCTGCTGCATTTTCGCTTCCGGCACTTGCGGGTGTTGGCGGAATGCTGCTCACCTTTCCGTGCTGGTATGCACAGCTGCACTCGCAGAATACGAACTCACTGGATGCTACAACGCGCAATCTTTTTGATCTGGCGCAGTACCCCAAAGGCCCGCTGGAGCTGATCGGCTGGAGCATCGTCGGCTTTGCTGTAGGCGCAGGCATTATGGCCGTGCTGATCCTGACGAAGCTGGGGCAGCGCTGGCTGCCGGGCAAGTTGCGCGGCACAACGCTGATCCCCGGGGATGTCAAGCTGATCACGGTCCCGGCGCTTGCTGCATTTCTGGTTATCGCGGTGATCTCGCCGTATAAGTCGCTGCGGTATGTGTACCATCTGCAGCCGCTGGAAGCGTTGTTTTGTGGCTGCGGCCTTTTCTCCATTCTGGATACGCTGCGTGCAGGCACCAGAAAGCGCATTCTGCAGATCGTGTGCCTTGCAATGGTCGTGCTTGCATTTGTGATCGAGCCGGAGCGCATGTACAGCGGTACTTATAAGATAGACAAAGAACTGGAACAATACAGTCAGGCCGCCTGCGTGGATATTACCGGGGACCTTGGCAGTTTCACTTCCGGCGTGCAGGAGCTTCTCAAATTTCAGGAGGTCTGTGTGGTGCCGGACGATTCCAGTGAGCTGCTGGTGCAGTATAACACCGGCGAAAATGATACGCTGGTGCTGTTCATTGGAGGCCGGGGGCTGTGGCAGTTCGTGACGGCAGAACAGGTGGAGCAGATCACGGCCCAGAACATGGAAACTGCGTGGAACGTTGCCCGACAGGGCGGCTATGAGGATGTTTCGCTGCTGGCAACGCAGGAGTTTGAACAGATCTTTGTTTTGAAAAAGTGA